Proteins from a single region of Pongo pygmaeus isolate AG05252 chromosome 3, NHGRI_mPonPyg2-v2.0_pri, whole genome shotgun sequence:
- the STOX2 gene encoding storkhead-box protein 2 isoform X3: protein MEPVQKGPGDVSPISMSPISQSQFIPLGEILCLAISAMNSARKPVTQEALMEHLTTCFPGVPTPSQEILRHTLNTLVRERKIYPTPDGYFIVTPQTYFITPSLIRTNSKWYHFDERIPDRSQCTSPQPGTITPSASGCVRERTLPRNHCDSCHCCREDVHSTHAPTLQRKSAKDCKDPYCPPSLCQVPPTEKSKSTVNFSYKTETLSKPKDSEKQSKKFGLKLFRLSFKKDKTKQLANFSAQFPPEEWPLRDEDTPATIPREVEMEIIRRINPDLTVENVMRHTALMKKLEEEKAQRSKAGSSAHHSGRSKKSRTHRKSHGKSRSHSKTRVSKGDPSDGSHLDIPAEREYDFCDPLTRVPREGCFIIEHKGDNFIMHSNTNVLESHFPMTPEWDVSGELAKRRTEMPFPEPSRGSSHSKVHRSHSHTQDRRSRNERSNKAKERSRSMDNSKGPLGASSLGTPEDLAEGCSQDDQTPSQSYIDDSTLRPAQTVSLQRAHISSTSYKEVCIPEIVSGSKEPSSACSLLEPGKPPESLPSYGELNSCPTKTATDDYFQCNTSSETVLTAPSPLGKNKEDHDTLTLAEGVKKLSPSDRQVPHCSREPVGHKEESPKGPGGGPAASGGVAEGIANGRLVQHHGAEPSSLDKRKEIFSKDTLFKPLHSTLSVNSYHKSSLSLLKSHPKTPADTLPGRCEKLEPSLGTSAAQAMPASQRQQESGGNQEASFDYYNVSDDDDSEEGANKNTEEEKNREDVGTMQWLLEREKERDLQRKFEKNLTLLAPKETDSSSNQRATHSARLDSMDSSSITVDSGFNSPRTRESLASNTSSIVESNRRQNPALSPAHGGAGPAFNFRASTEPPTNEAEKLQKPSNCLQASVTSV from the exons GAAAATCTACCCAACTCCAGATGGCTACTTCATCGTGACCCCACAGACTTATTTCATAACTCCTTCCCTCATAAGAACTAACAGTAAATGGTACCATTTTGACGAGAGGATACCTGACCGGTCTCAGTGCACCTCTCCGCAACCCGGGACCATCACGCCCTCTGCCTCAGGCTGTGTCAGGGAAAGGACATTGCCCCGAAACCACTGCGACTCTTGCCACTGCTGCAGAGAAGACGTGCACAGCACGCATGCACCCACCCTGCAGAGGAAGTCTGCCAAGGACTGCAAAGACCCTTACTGCCCCCCTTCTCTGTGCCAGGTGCCACCCACTGAAAAGAGTAAAAGTACTGTAAATTTTTCCTATAAGACAGAAACTCTCTCAAAACCTAAAGATAGTGAAAAGCAGTCAAAAAAATTCGGGCTAAAGTTATTCCggctaagttttaaaaaagacaagACCAAACAGCTGGCCAATTTTTCTGCCCAGTTTCCTCCTGAAGAGTGGCCACTGCGAGACGAGGACACGCCAGCTACGATCCCTCGGGAAGTAGAGATGGAAATCATTAGGCGCATTAACCCAGACCTGACCGTGGAAAATGTCATGCGGCACACCGCACTCATGAAGAAACTGGAAGAAGAAAAGGCCCAGAGGAGTAAAGCCGGCTCCTCTGCCCATCACAGCGGAAGGAGTAAAAAGAGCAGGACTCATCGGAAGTCCCATGGAAAGTCTCGGTCTCACAGCAAGACACGAGTGTCTAAAGGAGACCCTTCCGACGGTTCACATCTGGATATCCCAGCTGAAAGAGAGTATGACTTTTGTGATCCTCTTACCAGGGTACCCAGGGAGGGCTGCTTCATCATTGAACACAAAGGAGATAACTTCATCATGCACAGCAACACAAACGTGCTCGAGTCCCACTTCCCCATGACACCAGAATGGGATGTGTCTGGTGAATTGGCTAAAAGGAGAACTGAGATGCCTTTTCCTGAACCGTCTAGGGGAAGCTCCCACTCAAAAGTGCACCGAAGCCACAGCCATACACAGGACCGGAGGTCCAGGAATGAGAGATCCAACAAAGCCAAGGAGAGATCCAGGTCGATGGATAACTCCAAAGGCCCTCTGGGTGCTTCTTCTCTAGGGACGCCAGAAGACCTTGCTGAAGGCTGCAGCCAAGACGACCAGACCCCCAGCCAATCCTACATTGACGACAGTACTTTAAGGCCTGCACAGACTGTGAGTCTCCAAAGGGCTCACATTTCGTCCACAAGCTATAAAGAGGTGTGTATTCCAGAGATAGTCAGTGGCAGCAAGGAACCGTCCAGCGCTTGCAGCCTTTTGGAGCCAGGCAAACCACCCGAGAGTTTGCCATCCTATGGCGAACTTAACTCTTGTCCAACAAAAACAGCCACAGATGACTATTTCCAGTGCAACACCTCTAGTGAGACGGTGCTCACGGCACCATCACCTCTGGGAAAGAATAAGGAGGACCATGACACTCTGACTTTGGCAGAAGGGGTGAAAAAGCTCTCCCCATCTGATAGGCAGGTCCCCCACTGCTCCAGGGAGCCTGTGGGGCACAAGGAGGAGTCACCAAAAGGGCCGGGTGGGGGCCCAGCTGCTTCGGGAGGAGTGGCTGAAGGGATCGCCAACGGACGCCTCGTCCAGCACCATGGTGCCGAGCCCAGCAGCTTGGACAAGAGGAAAGAGATATTTAGCAAAGACACACTGTTCAAACCTCTTCACAGCACCTTGTCTGTAAACAGCTATCACAAATCAAGCCTGTCCCTCCTAAAATCTCACCCGAAGACACCTGCTGACACATTGCCAGGCCGATGTGAGAAACTGGAACCGTCCCTGGGGACCTCGGCGGCACAAGCCATGCCTGCTTCCCAACGTCAGCAGGAGTCAGGAGGGAACCAAGAAGCCTCTTTTGACTATTACAACGTCTCTGATGATGACGACTCTGAGGAAGGGGCAAACAAGAACACggaggaggagaaaaatagaGAGGACGTAGGCACCATGCAGTGGCTCCtcgagagggagaaggaaagagactTGCAGAGGAAATTTGAAAAGAACCTCACTCTTCTCGCCCCAAAAGAAACCGACAGCAGCAGCAACCAGAGAGCCACCCATTCAGCCCGGCTGGACAGCAtggacagcagcagcatcacagTGGACAGTGGATTCAACTCCCCACG TACTCGGGAGAGCCTGGCTTCCAACACATCAAGCATTGTTGAAAGTAACCGTCGTCAGAACCCCGCTTTGAGCCCGGCCCATGGTGGAGCTGGTCCAGCCTTCAACTTCCGAGCGAGCACGGAGCCCCCGACAAATGAAGCTGAGAAGCTACAGAAACCTTCCAACTGCTTGCAAGCTTCTGTTACTAGCGTGTGa